TCATGATAGCACAATAGGATATGGCTTCACCCGTGATAGCACAATAGGATATGGCTATGGAACTTCTGAAGAAAATAGATTAGACTCAACAATATGGTCTTTTAGTTCATCTGTACCTTCAAGCAAGAAAACTTGAGAAAGAAAGAAACGTACTATTCGTGATCGACCACTTGTCCCTTATaggctaacctcatggtgctcatCTTTGTCTTCACTTGACAAAGTATTATGGCAGGGTTGAACACTCTGAAACATGGGTGCATCTGGAGAGTGGGTGATGGACATAAAATCAATATATGGGATGGCCCATGGATTCCTGGTTCGTGTAACAGAAAAGTTGTTACTGTATCATATTAAAAGTAAATGACTTGATTGATCCTAGTACTAAGCCATGGGATGACGAATTGGAGAGGCAAACCTTCTGGCAGGTGTATGTTCACTGAATCTTAGCAGTACCTCTTCCAAATTATGATATGGTTGACTTTGTTTCATGGGGTATGACAAAAAAATTCAGGCTTTGTGTGAAATCATCATATTATGTCGAGTGGGATCACAGATTTGGGGGCAACCTATGTCAACAAAATGGACAAGAAACAATGCAGGTCGGAAGTGTGTGGCAATTAAATTGGAGTTTGGACTGTCCGGTAAAGGTAAAAATATTTGTTTGGAAAACTCTTCATGGAACTTTACCTTGTGGCATTAATCTTTCAAACAGACATGTTAAGGTGTCACCAAAATGCTCTGCTTGCATAACAGGGGTTGATACTACTTTTACACGCATTGTTTCAGTGTCCAGCAACTATGGAAGTTGGGAAGGAACTTGGGCTAGATAACATTATTAGTATGCATGTCTAATTGATAGAGCAGCAGAATGTGTGTTGGGTATCTCCTGGAGTTGCCAGAATAGGAGACATTTGTGCTAGGGCAAAGGAAAATGCATGAAATAATACTTATCACTTGTTGGTACCAATGGTGGGAGAGAAGGAAGCTCCGCCATGACAAGAAAATTTCAAAAATGCAGGGAACTGGAAAATTGACTTCTGTTACCACGCGCTCTCTGTTGAAGCTACTGTGTTGAGATATGGTCTTTGCCTAGCACAAAACAATCGGTTGCAACAAGGTTATTGTCAATTCACATAATATTGAGGTTATCAGTACGATGAATGAAGGAGGGCGATCTGCAGGTCCATCGGCAACAATCTTTGATGATTGCTATCATATTATCGCGTGCAGCTTCTCTTATACCTCATTTGTGCACTGTCCTAGGGAGGCTAATTATGTTGCTCGTGAATTAGTGAATTTGGCTAAGGCCTGTCTTGTaatagttttttttgttgagcctCCTAGTGAGTTCATCCCTCTCTTATTAAGTGATGTAATCTTGGTTGAATCGTAAATAAAGAGATTGATGATTTAATAAAAAAGATAGCTCCTCCTACCGATTCAGTCATTAGGAGAGAATGCTGCTTCATTTGTGACATGTTTTACTTGTTCTTGCCTCGAGGTGCGGCGAAGACTTTGAAGTGACTTTTGAATTttaagaagaaaaaaaatcatttcTTTCTGGCACAAAAGGTAGATGAATTTGCTTTTTGTGGTCCACTCGGGGATTTGGACAAGCCAAAGGGGAATGATTTTTACATCATTATGGATTCCACACGGGTGAAttaattttaaattttgttttgaGAGGGAGCAGAAAGGGTAGACACAAATCTACAGCCGAAGTTTTTTTTTTGCGTAGATATTTTCTGGGGGATTCCTCTtttctttgagtaaatgatagagTCCACAACACAGCGTGGGCTTTAAACGTCCATCTCCAGCCCAAGAGACCACAGCGTCAGTTTCATCCCGCATCCCGCATCCCGCATCCCGCGTCAGTTTCACTTTCAACATCCCCGCACAGCAGTCTACTGCTGGCATCCCGCGTCAGTTTCACTTTCAGCATCCCCGCACCGCAGTCTACTGCTGGCACCCCACTTCAGTTTCAGTTTCAACATCCCCGCCCCGCACCGCATCGCTCGATCCCGCATCGGCGACGAGAGGGCGAGATGCCGGCCAGCAGCCACCCGTCGTCGCCGGCGTCCCCGCTGGAGGACGGCAACCTGCTACGCGAGATCCTTCTCCGCCTTCCCCCGGATCCCTCCTCGCTCCCGCGCGCATCCCTCGCTTGCACGCGCTGGCGCGACCACGTCGCCGACCCGGGATTCCGCCGCCGcttccgcctccaccaccgccgcaaCCCTCCCCTCCTCGGCTTCTTCGACGGGTGCGGAAGCCTGGACTTCCTGCCGACGCTGGAGGCACCCGACCGCGTCGCTCCCGAGCGCTTCTCCTTGAAGCACGACGAGGGCGACGGCGTTCGCAGGCCGCTCGGATGCCGCCATGGACTGATGCTCATCTTGGTCCCGAAGCCTCTCCAGGTAATCGTGTGGGACCCCGTCACCGGCGACCTGCACCGCCTCGACGTTCCGCCAGGGCTGACGACGAATGAGTGCTATGAGAGCGTGATCAATGGGGCGGTGCTTCGCACTGCCTCCGAAGACGCCAAGCACTTCCAGGTGGTCATGGTGGCGGCAGACGGCGACGAGGTGCAAAACCGACGAGCAGTCGCCTGCGTCTACTCGTCGGAGACCGGCGCATGGGGAAGGTTCATCACAACACCCATTCCATACGATGCTGATGCTCATGCGAGCTGTTTATTTCGGAGGTTTTCCACCAGCATTTACATAGATCATGCTGTGCTGGCTGGAGATTCCCTTTACTGGCAGCTCATTGGGAATTACGAAGGAATTCTCCAGTTTGATTTGGAGAGGCAGAGGCTGGATGTAATGCCGGTGCCGGTGCCTATCTATAGCAAGGGCAACTACTTCAAGCTTATGCCGGCCGAGGGTGGTGGTGGGATAGGTTTCCTGTTCATGTTCAATTCAAACTACATTGCCCAATTATGGAGGAGGAAGACCGATTCCGATGGTGTTGCCTCATGGGTGATTGCAAGATCTATCGAACTCGACAAGGTACTTTCGCTCAATTCAGAGAAGGAGGAGAACATGAGGATAGTAGGGTTTGCAGAGGACAACAACGTGGTACTCGTGGATATGCTGAGTGGATTCTTTATGATCCAACTCGACTCACTGCTGTTCAAGAAGCTTCCCCGACCCAAGACGGTGTCCTCCCTTCATGATTTCCCCCTTCATGCATTAGAAAGCGTCTACACTGCTGGTACGTAATAGCTTTGCTTCACACCGTACGTATATAAGTATAAAAGAAGAAAGTTAGTTTTCGATCATAGGTTGATGGAAATACTGTTGTTGAAGTAGTCTCGCAACAGTACTTCTTTCTTTTGTTGCTTGATGATGGCATCTTCAACATATATATTGTGATGATGCTTTGTGGTTCTCGGGTTCGATCTGATGCTTGCATGGTGGCCTTCTATGTATAATTATGATCTCGGAAGCAGTATCCTCTGTATTTCAAAGGAAGCGCGGGAAAAAACCCTGCCTATTTTGCGGGAAAGAAGGGCGTAGGAGGGTTATTAATGCTGTACGGACGAAACTAACCTCACTTATACAGTTACCCTTTTTGAAACCGGCCCGCATTGAATCTCCTCCCATACAAACCCATCGTCCCTTTGTCTTCCGCCTACACACGCGTCACACGATCCGCGCGTGAGAAACAGAGGCCCACTTTCCCTTAATCGTCCTGCTCAGGATTAAATATGTGAAAAAAATCCATACACAATGAAACAATACCTTTTGTTGCCAGATGGTGCGCGCATTTCTGTAATTTTTGTGGTTCAAGTCAGACCTAGCAAATTGTATTTATCACTTTATTATATGAAACATCCATACAATATGACAAGTCAAAGCTCTAAGTTCTGCTAGCGCGCAGCCCTTGTACAGTTTTACTTTAGTTTTCTCTTCTTCTCttcagttttcttttctttttgtttttctgagTTTCAGCCTCTTGTATTTTTGTGTCATCTTGGCGTTTCATTCTAATGCACAACGACACACATTTGGGTGAGCGTTCGAGAGAAAAAAACAATTGataccttttgttttctttttttgcaaAGAAAAACAATGGATCGGATACCTACCTATGCCTACTAGTCAAGTCAGGATATTTGCCTGCGACAGTTGCCAAATTGTATTGTTCTGAAACCAGTGAAAAATAGCACGTTTACTAGTACTTAGGCTGAATGAGAAACGACTTAGACTTTTTAGGTAGGTACAATTCCAATCGAGATTTTAGTCCTTACTGCAAAAGAGGAGAGGTGCCATCCGTAGGAGAGtcctgtttttcttttctttgtgtCTGAGCATGTTTCTGCCGGGACACACACCTGTCCTGTTCACCTTTTTTTAGCCTGATGAGTCCTAGTTGGTTGCTGCATGATTGTGTTGGATCGCCTTTTTTTGTTCAATGAGTCTTAATTGGTTGTTGAAGGATTTAGATGATCAACATTCCTAGATCACTGATCAACATTC
Above is a window of Triticum aestivum cultivar Chinese Spring chromosome 6B, IWGSC CS RefSeq v2.1, whole genome shotgun sequence DNA encoding:
- the LOC123133575 gene encoding uncharacterized protein; this encodes MPASSHPSSPASPLEDGNLLREILLRLPPDPSSLPRASLACTRWRDHVADPGFRRRFRLHHRRNPPLLGFFDGCGSLDFLPTLEAPDRVAPERFSLKHDEGDGVRRPLGCRHGLMLILVPKPLQVIVWDPVTGDLHRLDVPPGLTTNECYESVINGAVLRTASEDAKHFQVVMVAADGDEVQNRRAVACVYSSETGAWGRFITTPIPYDADAHASCLFRRFSTSIYIDHAVLAGDSLYWQLIGNYEGILQFDLERQRLDVMPVPVPIYSKGNYFKLMPAEGGGGIGFLFMFNSNYIAQLWRRKTDSDGVASWVIARSIELDKVLSLNSEKEENMRIVGFAEDNNVVLVDMLSGFFMIQLDSLLFKKLPRPKTVSSLHDFPLHALESVYTAETRIGGGHDGADLLPNT